Proteins found in one Exiguobacterium sp. 9-2 genomic segment:
- a CDS encoding DUF1836 domain-containing protein, whose translation MTRSDDTRHDRQLQLADIPNIDLYMDQVIQLFERTFEETTRNADETILTKTMINNYAKKKLFFPVTNKKYTKEHLILISLIYQLKSSFSINDIKTILTPLNEGIEQNQLDLEDFYRTYLELTERNTARFITEQDALTASTTDPLEQILALAHMSNLYRRAAEQLIDTQLKK comes from the coding sequence ATGACACGTTCTGACGACACGAGACATGATCGTCAATTACAGCTCGCAGATATCCCGAACATTGATCTTTATATGGATCAAGTCATCCAACTGTTTGAGCGAACATTCGAGGAAACGACGCGGAATGCGGATGAGACAATCCTGACGAAGACGATGATCAACAATTATGCCAAAAAAAAATTATTTTTTCCGGTTACGAATAAAAAGTATACGAAGGAGCACTTGATTTTAATTAGCTTGATTTATCAGTTGAAAAGTTCGTTTTCGATTAACGATATCAAGACGATCCTAACGCCCTTGAACGAAGGCATCGAACAGAATCAACTCGATCTGGAAGACTTTTATCGCACTTACCTTGAACTGACAGAACGAAATACAGCCCGTTTCATCACCGAACAAGATGCTCTTACCGCCTCGACGACCGATCCACTGGAACAGATTTTAGCGCTGGCTCATATGAGTAATCTGTACCGGCGTGCAGCGGAACAATTGATCGATACCCAACTAAAAAAATAA
- the trhA gene encoding PAQR family membrane homeostasis protein TrhA, giving the protein MKAYMREPINGLTHLGGAVFAFVGLLALVIKASLERGASLAIVAAIIFGVSMMALYAVSATYHMVLASDRAIAIWRRLDHSMIYLLIAGSYAPFCLVSLNGPTGWVLFSIVMLIAVSGITFKLVWFNSPRWLSTTLYIGMGWIMVFAITPLAQVLSPLGIGLLFLGGIFYTIGGIIYGFKPRVLSFKHLGFHEIFHIFVLLGSLAHFLCVYFFVL; this is encoded by the coding sequence ATGAAAGCTTATATGAGAGAACCGATTAATGGATTAACACATTTGGGAGGGGCTGTCTTTGCTTTTGTCGGATTACTCGCACTCGTCATTAAAGCATCGTTAGAACGCGGAGCATCACTCGCCATCGTCGCAGCGATTATTTTTGGGGTCAGCATGATGGCACTCTATGCTGTTTCGGCAACGTATCATATGGTCCTTGCGAGCGACCGGGCGATTGCGATCTGGCGACGATTGGATCACTCGATGATTTATTTGTTGATTGCCGGTTCCTACGCACCGTTTTGTCTTGTCAGTCTGAATGGTCCGACGGGTTGGGTCTTGTTTAGCATCGTCATGTTGATTGCTGTTTCCGGAATTACCTTCAAATTAGTCTGGTTCAACAGTCCACGCTGGTTATCGACGACGCTCTACATCGGAATGGGCTGGATCATGGTCTTTGCGATCACACCACTCGCGCAAGTCTTATCACCGCTCGGCATCGGTCTATTGTTCCTTGGTGGTATCTTCTATACGATCGGTGGCATCATCTATGGATTCAAGCCGCGTGTCTTATCGTTTAAACATCTCGGATTCCATGAAATCTTCCACATCTTCGTACTACTCGGTAGTCTAGCGCATTTCCTATGTGTCTACTTCTTCGTGTTATGA
- a CDS encoding M3 family oligoendopeptidase yields MQHTRWQLETLYTIDDVKAGIASIQTALSNQPIDVAEQVERYQQVARDVEEWSDFIYCLYAEDVTRVEVHPLLEEIEVVQAMVRSEVAALDTKIAALSQEEWEALVTDSPYAFFLNERRDIQSRRAPLIQEQLLQDLGVDGFQGWGQLYDQRFMALRVDLNGKQVTIGQGLHEAMFAPDRSARLAAAIAVDAACAKEADLFATILNRISGFRLQSYKMRNWEQPLTELLEQNRISEASLKAMIEALDQHRDLFHAYYVRKIAQAEQVTGEWHDFETNTYRSARHVPFETAQAIVSKQFKQLNPKLGAFAENVFNEGWVDAENRPGKAEGGFCAAFPIAKESRIFMTYRDSYPDVATLAHEFGHAYHNYVLQDEPYLNQVKGTSIAETASTFMENLVLDAAIKETTEREEVLALLEVKIREGLKYASIVPGMFRFEQRFYAERQHGTINAERLSELLQEEERLAYGPVLPEPARYKWMYISHLFNPNLAFYNIPYTIGYLLSNSLYQTVQADPSQFSTVFDAVMHDSGQATIDEIVKRHLDADPTSIAFWVEAQQPLVQAIEQYLSLTESSLSVD; encoded by the coding sequence ATGCAACACACACGATGGCAATTAGAAACACTCTATACGATTGATGACGTCAAAGCAGGCATCGCTTCCATACAAACAGCATTGTCGAATCAGCCGATTGATGTGGCAGAACAGGTCGAGCGTTATCAGCAAGTCGCGCGCGACGTCGAAGAATGGAGCGACTTCATTTATTGTCTGTACGCTGAAGATGTCACGCGCGTAGAAGTCCATCCATTGCTTGAAGAGATCGAAGTCGTCCAAGCGATGGTGCGCAGTGAAGTGGCAGCACTCGATACAAAGATCGCAGCTCTGTCACAAGAAGAGTGGGAAGCGCTCGTTACGGATTCACCGTACGCCTTTTTCTTAAACGAACGCCGTGACATCCAGTCCCGTCGTGCACCACTGATTCAAGAACAATTGTTACAGGATCTCGGTGTGGATGGATTCCAGGGCTGGGGACAACTCTACGATCAGCGCTTCATGGCGTTACGGGTCGACTTGAACGGAAAGCAGGTCACGATTGGTCAAGGATTGCATGAAGCGATGTTCGCGCCTGATCGTTCGGCTCGTCTAGCGGCAGCAATTGCAGTTGACGCCGCTTGTGCCAAAGAGGCTGACTTGTTTGCGACGATCTTGAACCGGATCTCCGGCTTCAGATTGCAATCCTACAAGATGCGGAACTGGGAGCAACCATTGACAGAGTTGCTTGAGCAGAACCGGATCTCAGAAGCGAGCTTAAAAGCGATGATCGAAGCACTCGATCAGCACCGAGACCTCTTTCACGCCTATTATGTCCGCAAGATTGCCCAGGCAGAGCAGGTGACGGGAGAATGGCATGATTTTGAGACGAATACGTATCGTTCCGCGCGGCATGTTCCGTTTGAGACGGCACAGGCAATCGTAAGCAAACAATTCAAACAGTTGAATCCAAAGCTCGGTGCTTTTGCTGAAAACGTGTTTAACGAGGGATGGGTCGATGCGGAGAATCGTCCCGGAAAAGCGGAAGGCGGATTCTGCGCTGCCTTTCCGATTGCAAAAGAGAGCCGGATTTTCATGACGTACCGTGACAGTTATCCAGACGTCGCGACACTTGCTCATGAATTCGGTCATGCCTATCATAATTATGTTCTGCAAGATGAACCGTATTTAAACCAAGTCAAAGGAACGAGTATCGCGGAGACGGCTTCAACATTCATGGAGAATCTCGTCCTCGATGCTGCGATCAAAGAGACGACGGAGCGCGAGGAAGTACTTGCTCTCCTAGAGGTCAAGATTCGAGAGGGGCTGAAATATGCCAGCATCGTTCCCGGAATGTTTCGTTTCGAGCAACGTTTTTATGCGGAACGTCAGCATGGTACGATCAATGCTGAAAGGTTGAGTGAACTCTTACAAGAGGAAGAGCGCTTAGCCTATGGTCCAGTGCTGCCTGAACCAGCGCGCTACAAATGGATGTACATCAGTCATCTGTTTAATCCGAACCTTGCGTTCTACAACATTCCGTATACGATCGGTTATCTGCTTAGCAATAGTCTTTATCAGACGGTTCAAGCGGATCCGAGTCAATTTTCGACAGTTTTTGATGCCGTCATGCACGATTCCGGTCAAGCGACGATCGATGAAATCGTTAAACGTCACCTCGACGCCGATCCAACATCTATCGCGTTTTGGGTCGAAGCTCAGCAACCGCTCGTCCAGGCGATTGAGCAGTATCTGTCGTTAACGGAATCCTCTCTCTCCGTCGATTGA
- the rpiA gene encoding ribose-5-phosphate isomerase RpiA, translating into MYEQEKQLVAEAALTYVKDGMIVGLGTGSTTERFIKALGPLVQAGLQIRGVATSLATVKLADQLQIPLIDLEEGMEIDVTVDGIDQIDGQFQTIKGGGGALFREKIVALMSRELLYLTDSSKFVHHLSGPLPVELDSFALPYVRQRLRDKHVSATLRVKDDRPFVTDGGHVILDVDVSAISDVRLFAKEVKSWSGVLETGYFERQPDHVLTVEEGKVKRIAHPRLRDGGGLV; encoded by the coding sequence ATGTATGAACAGGAGAAACAATTAGTCGCTGAGGCAGCACTAACTTACGTCAAGGACGGAATGATAGTGGGTCTTGGGACGGGTTCGACGACGGAACGGTTTATCAAGGCGCTTGGTCCACTCGTACAGGCTGGATTACAGATTCGTGGCGTGGCGACGTCGCTTGCGACGGTAAAGCTCGCTGATCAGTTACAAATCCCATTGATTGATCTGGAAGAGGGAATGGAAATCGATGTGACAGTTGACGGAATTGATCAAATCGATGGTCAGTTTCAAACCATTAAAGGCGGTGGCGGTGCATTGTTTCGTGAAAAAATTGTCGCCCTGATGAGTCGCGAATTGCTCTATCTGACCGATTCCTCGAAGTTCGTCCATCATTTAAGTGGACCGTTACCTGTCGAACTGGATTCGTTTGCCTTACCTTACGTGCGGCAACGTCTACGTGATAAGCATGTATCAGCAACACTACGCGTGAAAGATGATCGTCCCTTCGTTACAGATGGAGGTCACGTGATTCTTGACGTTGATGTATCAGCCATTTCGGACGTTCGATTATTCGCAAAAGAAGTGAAGAGCTGGTCAGGAGTGCTTGAGACCGGTTACTTCGAGCGACAACCCGATCATGTCCTGACGGTCGAAGAGGGAAAGGTCAAACGCATCGCGCATCCTCGCCTGCGTGACGGTGGTGGGTTGGTTTAA
- a CDS encoding DUF350 domain-containing protein, which yields MTFSDLFLSTLTYIGVATVLLAIGVVLFEVTTKSKELELIRNGKKAAVYAFGGRILGLAIVLYSSISNSVSILDMVLWGALAIVLQIVLFYLADLLIPRLSMTKEIDANNEAVGLLLLFLSISIGLIIAGSLTY from the coding sequence ATGACATTCAGTGACTTATTCCTCTCGACCCTTACGTATATCGGTGTCGCGACCGTACTCCTTGCAATTGGTGTCGTCCTGTTCGAGGTAACGACGAAATCAAAGGAACTGGAATTAATCCGTAATGGTAAGAAAGCAGCCGTTTATGCATTCGGTGGACGTATTCTCGGTCTTGCCATCGTCCTCTATTCGAGTATCTCGAACTCCGTCAGCATTCTCGATATGGTCTTATGGGGTGCACTCGCAATCGTCTTACAAATCGTCTTGTTCTATCTCGCGGATTTACTAATCCCACGCTTAAGCATGACAAAAGAGATTGATGCGAACAACGAAGCAGTCGGCTTGCTGCTCCTCTTCTTATCGATTTCGATCGGTTTGATCATTGCTGGGTCGCTTACATATTAA
- a CDS encoding GGDEF domain-containing protein — translation MKSILFDVLHNVTLLMAGFYLLGKLSPLPITRESPRLTRVLYGLALSMISLLLMQMTIEAAPGVMIDLRHVPVIVAAYFGGVIPTTIVTVAIIVYRFSLGTNLAAFTAFGFIVAVALGTSLIVREMPPYAKRTFTLVTLYATALHALVLWIVLPKQILLLEVMSVVIPASFVSSWLALLIIRDIRLTKQSLRVLRQKAQLDFLTGLNNSRAFNEYFTDLKQRLILNKQSIVLLTIDIDHFKQINDTYGHEAGDEVLRQFASRLRDGVAESGYLSRNGGEEFSVLFEGVPLAEVIPLAEQLRERIACSPFRLATTDLPLTASFGLAAYDETTSQIDHLLPDADAALYQAKQQGRNQVVLFSPNAESAVSFQE, via the coding sequence ATGAAAAGCATCCTTTTTGACGTCTTACATAACGTGACGCTATTAATGGCTGGTTTTTATCTACTTGGAAAATTATCACCGCTTCCGATCACGCGAGAATCTCCACGTCTCACCCGCGTACTGTATGGTCTTGCCCTGAGCATGATCTCCTTACTGCTCATGCAGATGACAATCGAAGCAGCCCCCGGCGTCATGATTGATTTGCGCCATGTTCCGGTCATTGTCGCCGCCTACTTTGGAGGCGTTATTCCAACAACGATCGTGACGGTCGCGATCATTGTTTATCGCTTTAGTCTGGGAACGAACTTGGCTGCATTCACTGCATTTGGTTTCATCGTCGCTGTCGCCCTCGGAACGAGTCTGATTGTTCGTGAAATGCCGCCTTACGCAAAACGGACCTTTACACTCGTGACGCTCTATGCGACGGCTTTGCATGCCCTTGTCTTATGGATCGTCTTACCGAAACAAATCCTCTTACTCGAGGTCATGTCGGTCGTCATTCCCGCTTCTTTCGTTAGCAGTTGGCTCGCCCTTTTGATCATTCGTGATATCCGCCTGACGAAACAGTCGTTACGGGTGCTTCGGCAGAAAGCACAACTCGACTTTTTGACGGGATTGAATAATTCACGTGCTTTTAACGAATACTTCACGGATCTCAAACAACGATTGATCTTGAACAAACAGTCCATCGTGTTGTTGACGATCGATATTGATCATTTTAAACAGATCAACGATACGTATGGACATGAAGCGGGTGACGAAGTGCTACGTCAGTTTGCCAGCCGACTGCGTGATGGCGTCGCAGAGAGCGGGTATTTATCTCGTAACGGCGGTGAAGAGTTCTCCGTCTTGTTTGAAGGCGTTCCGCTCGCTGAAGTGATTCCTTTAGCAGAGCAATTACGTGAACGTATCGCCTGCAGCCCGTTCCGACTAGCGACGACCGATCTGCCACTTACAGCATCATTTGGTTTAGCCGCGTATGATGAGACGACATCTCAAATCGACCATCTCTTACCGGATGCGGATGCCGCGCTTTATCAAGCAAAACAACAAGGACGGAATCAAGTCGTCCTGTTTTCTCCTAATGCAGAATCTGCCGTCAGCTTCCAAGAATAA
- a CDS encoding GntP family permease produces MELVIILLALSLLMFVAYRGFSVILFAPICALFAVLLTNPDWVLPFFSNIFMEKMVGFIKAYFPVFLLGAIFGKVVEMSGIAESIAKTIIRMIGAKRAILAIVLLGAILTYSGVSLFVVVFAVYPFAANLFREANIPKRLIPGTIALGAFTFTMDALPGTPQIQNVIPTTLFKTDIYAAPIMGSVGGLFILVVGMWYLESRKKKAHQAGEGYAGFEATAASAAPQMELKNEPEMTLETDRQPVYRQVLAFVPLVLVAVMNKVFTLSIPKWYPEGFDFSAIGLEAFGKIETPAVLAIWSVQMALLIGILAAMLYDFRKIKTNFQTGLNVSIGGALLAVMNTGAEYGFGGVIAALPGFKSVSSGISETFTNPLVNGAVTTTTLAGVTGSASGGMGIALSAMSDKYTQAITSGGIPPEVMHRVISMASGGMDTLPHNGAVITLLAVTGLTHRQSYKDIFMITILKTVTVFLMIGLYSLTGLY; encoded by the coding sequence ATGGAACTCGTCATCATTCTTCTTGCCTTATCTTTATTGATGTTCGTTGCCTATCGTGGTTTTTCGGTCATCCTATTTGCACCAATCTGTGCCTTGTTCGCCGTCTTACTGACGAACCCGGACTGGGTGTTACCATTCTTCTCGAATATCTTCATGGAAAAGATGGTCGGCTTCATCAAAGCATACTTCCCGGTCTTCCTCCTCGGAGCGATTTTCGGAAAAGTCGTTGAGATGTCCGGTATCGCGGAGTCGATCGCAAAGACAATCATTCGTATGATTGGTGCGAAGCGCGCTATCCTTGCCATCGTCTTACTCGGCGCCATTCTTACATATAGCGGCGTCAGCTTATTCGTTGTCGTATTTGCTGTCTATCCGTTCGCTGCGAACTTGTTCCGCGAAGCAAACATCCCGAAACGACTCATTCCGGGAACGATTGCCCTTGGTGCGTTCACGTTCACGATGGATGCCTTACCAGGAACACCTCAGATTCAGAACGTCATTCCGACGACGCTCTTCAAAACGGATATCTACGCTGCGCCGATCATGGGTTCAGTCGGTGGATTGTTCATCCTAGTCGTCGGCATGTGGTATCTCGAGTCACGCAAGAAAAAAGCCCATCAAGCAGGTGAAGGATACGCTGGATTTGAAGCAACGGCGGCAAGTGCCGCACCGCAGATGGAGTTGAAGAACGAACCAGAAATGACGCTCGAGACGGATCGTCAACCAGTCTATCGCCAAGTCCTTGCCTTTGTCCCACTCGTCCTTGTTGCCGTAATGAACAAAGTCTTTACACTCTCGATTCCGAAATGGTATCCAGAAGGATTCGATTTTTCAGCAATCGGTCTAGAAGCATTCGGAAAGATCGAGACACCCGCTGTTCTTGCGATCTGGTCCGTTCAAATGGCATTGTTGATCGGAATTCTCGCAGCGATGCTCTATGACTTCCGAAAGATCAAGACGAACTTCCAAACTGGTCTGAACGTCAGTATCGGTGGTGCGCTCTTAGCGGTCATGAATACAGGTGCTGAGTATGGCTTCGGTGGCGTCATCGCGGCGTTACCAGGATTTAAGTCCGTCTCAAGCGGAATCTCGGAGACATTCACGAATCCGCTCGTCAACGGAGCCGTCACGACGACGACGCTTGCCGGTGTCACCGGTTCCGCATCAGGCGGGATGGGGATCGCGTTAAGTGCGATGTCGGATAAATATACGCAGGCAATCACATCGGGTGGCATACCACCGGAAGTCATGCACCGCGTCATCTCGATGGCGTCCGGCGGAATGGATACGTTACCGCATAACGGTGCCGTCATCACATTACTTGCCGTCACGGGCCTAACGCATCGTCAGTCGTATAAAGACATCTTCATGATTACGATCCTCAAGACAGTGACGGTCTTCTTGATGATCGGATTGTATAGCTTGACTGGTTTGTACTAA
- a CDS encoding CoA transferase subunit A, which yields MKQGKVYASFAEATADIFDGATLVVGGFGLCGIPEKSITALQEKGVKDLTVVSNNCGVDDFGLGLLLQTRQIKKMISSYVGENKTFEQQYLSGEIEVDLVPQGTLAERIRAGGAGIPGFYTPTGVGTPIAEGKEQKKFDGKTYLLEEGIVGDFAIVKAWKADRLGNLVFRKTSRNFNPIVATAGKVTIVEVEELVEVGELDPNEIHTPAVYVQRIVVGTDYEKRIERRTVREA from the coding sequence ATGAAACAGGGGAAAGTATACGCATCATTCGCGGAAGCGACAGCAGACATCTTTGACGGGGCGACGCTAGTCGTAGGGGGCTTCGGACTCTGCGGAATCCCGGAAAAATCTATTACGGCGTTACAAGAGAAAGGCGTCAAGGATTTGACGGTCGTCAGTAACAATTGTGGCGTCGATGATTTTGGACTTGGTCTCCTCTTGCAGACGCGACAAATCAAGAAGATGATTTCGTCGTATGTCGGGGAAAATAAGACGTTTGAACAACAGTACCTCAGTGGCGAGATCGAAGTCGATCTCGTTCCCCAAGGTACGCTAGCGGAACGTATCCGTGCCGGTGGTGCTGGTATTCCTGGTTTCTATACACCAACAGGCGTCGGGACACCGATTGCTGAAGGAAAGGAACAAAAGAAGTTCGACGGGAAGACATATCTGCTCGAAGAAGGAATCGTCGGCGATTTTGCGATTGTCAAAGCATGGAAAGCAGATCGTCTCGGGAATCTTGTCTTCCGGAAGACATCACGCAACTTTAACCCGATCGTCGCGACAGCTGGAAAAGTAACGATCGTCGAAGTCGAAGAACTCGTCGAGGTCGGCGAACTCGATCCGAACGAGATCCACACGCCTGCTGTCTACGTCCAGCGCATCGTTGTTGGAACGGATTATGAAAAACGCATCGAACGCCGGACTGTCCGGGAAGCTTGA
- a CDS encoding 3-oxoacid CoA-transferase subunit B, which yields MKTTREIIIERALQEVEDGMYVNLGIGIPTLIANAIPDDMHVMLQSENGLLGIGPYPLDHEVDADEINAGKETVTAQSGASYFDSAESFAMIRGGHIDLAILGGMEVDQNGDLANWMIPGKMVKGMGGAMDLVNGAKRVVIIMEHVNKHGESKVKQSCTLPLTGRAVVNRLITDRAVFDFTPDGMVLIETLNGHTVEDVKQVTEARFTVSPELERVTVGE from the coding sequence ATGAAAACGACACGAGAGATCATCATTGAACGCGCGCTTCAGGAAGTTGAAGACGGGATGTACGTCAACCTCGGGATCGGGATTCCGACATTGATCGCCAATGCGATTCCGGACGATATGCATGTCATGCTGCAATCCGAAAACGGACTGCTTGGCATCGGACCGTATCCACTTGATCATGAAGTTGATGCGGACGAGATCAATGCCGGCAAAGAGACAGTCACAGCACAATCCGGAGCTTCTTACTTCGACAGTGCTGAATCGTTCGCGATGATTCGCGGTGGGCACATCGACCTCGCGATCCTTGGCGGTATGGAAGTCGATCAGAACGGTGACCTCGCGAACTGGATGATTCCGGGCAAGATGGTCAAGGGCATGGGCGGAGCGATGGACCTCGTCAACGGAGCGAAACGCGTCGTCATCATCATGGAGCATGTCAACAAACACGGCGAATCGAAAGTCAAACAGTCGTGTACCTTGCCGTTGACAGGACGCGCCGTCGTCAACCGTCTGATTACGGACCGGGCCGTCTTTGATTTCACGCCGGACGGGATGGTCTTGATCGAGACGCTGAATGGTCATACGGTCGAAGACGTCAAACAAGTCACGGAAGCACGATTCACGGTCAGTCCGGAACTCGAGCGCGTGACGGTAGGGGAGTGA
- a CDS encoding 3-hydroxybutyrate dehydrogenase, translating to MVKGDIVLVTGAGSGIGLEISKAFAEAGAKVVVTDVRAEAAEEAAAAIRGAGHEAVGMTLNVTDEAQVEAVLKQTVEQFGRLDVLINNAGLQHVSPIEEFPTEKFELMIKIMLTAPFMAIKHAFPIMKEQGYGRILNMASINGLIGFAGKAAYNSAKHGLLGLTKVAALEGAEYGITVNAICPGYVDTPLVRNQMEDLAKTRHVELEKVLEEVIYPLVPQKRLLAVEEIADYALFLASRKAKGITGQANVLDGGYTIQ from the coding sequence ATGGTCAAAGGAGATATCGTACTCGTCACAGGTGCAGGAAGCGGAATTGGTCTAGAAATCTCAAAGGCGTTCGCTGAGGCAGGAGCGAAAGTCGTCGTAACGGACGTCCGCGCGGAAGCAGCAGAGGAAGCAGCGGCAGCGATTCGCGGAGCTGGTCATGAAGCAGTCGGGATGACGTTAAACGTCACCGATGAAGCACAGGTCGAAGCCGTCTTGAAGCAGACGGTCGAACAGTTTGGTCGACTTGACGTCTTGATCAACAACGCGGGTCTTCAACACGTCTCACCAATTGAAGAGTTTCCGACAGAGAAGTTCGAATTGATGATTAAGATCATGTTGACGGCACCGTTCATGGCCATCAAACATGCTTTTCCGATCATGAAGGAACAAGGCTACGGACGTATTCTCAACATGGCATCGATCAATGGTTTAATCGGTTTTGCTGGGAAAGCAGCATATAACTCGGCGAAGCATGGATTGCTTGGTCTAACGAAGGTCGCAGCCCTTGAAGGAGCGGAATACGGGATCACCGTCAACGCGATTTGTCCGGGTTACGTCGATACACCACTCGTTCGTAATCAAATGGAAGACTTAGCGAAAACGCGACACGTCGAGCTTGAGAAGGTACTTGAAGAAGTCATCTATCCGCTCGTTCCGCAAAAACGTCTGCTTGCTGTCGAGGAGATTGCAGATTATGCATTGTTCCTTGCGAGCCGCAAAGCAAAAGGCATCACTGGACAAGCGAACGTCCTTGATGGTGGATACACGATTCAATAA
- a CDS encoding acetyl-CoA C-acetyltransferase — translation MSEAVVIVSATRTAIGNFNGSLKDVKATELGATVIRAALEKAGVAGDHVDEVFFGNVLSAGLGQNPARQAALAAGLPETCPAMTVNKVCGSGLSAVHLAYQAIKSGEADVIVAGGMENMSQAPYVLAGARSGLKMGDQPLVDTIIQDGLECAFNDYHMGITAENLADVYELSREAQDQFAATSQQKAQTALAEERFVSEITPVLIPQRKGDPIRFDQDEFPRAGTSVETLSRLRPAFKKNGTVTAGNASGINDGAAALVIMSEAKAKELGVTPLVEIVANGTSGVDPSIMGIGPVQAVQKALNKAGLTLEEIDVIEANEAFAAQSLAVDAELQFPHEKLNRNGGAIALGHPIGASGARILVTLIHELERTGETHGLATLCVGGGQGVATIVKKYEG, via the coding sequence ATGAGTGAAGCAGTCGTCATCGTCAGTGCGACGCGCACGGCGATCGGGAATTTCAATGGAAGTTTGAAGGACGTCAAAGCAACGGAACTCGGAGCGACAGTCATTCGCGCGGCACTTGAAAAAGCTGGTGTCGCAGGAGATCACGTCGACGAAGTCTTTTTCGGTAACGTCCTCTCAGCAGGACTTGGTCAAAATCCAGCTCGGCAGGCAGCCCTCGCTGCCGGGTTACCGGAGACATGTCCAGCGATGACCGTCAATAAGGTCTGCGGATCCGGTCTCTCAGCCGTCCATCTCGCGTATCAGGCGATCAAGTCGGGCGAAGCCGATGTCATCGTTGCTGGTGGGATGGAGAACATGAGTCAAGCACCTTACGTCCTCGCGGGCGCACGGTCTGGACTAAAGATGGGTGACCAACCACTCGTCGATACGATCATCCAGGACGGGCTCGAATGTGCCTTTAATGACTATCATATGGGGATCACGGCAGAGAATTTAGCAGACGTCTACGAACTTTCCCGCGAAGCGCAGGATCAGTTCGCCGCGACGAGTCAGCAAAAAGCGCAGACGGCATTAGCGGAAGAACGGTTCGTCTCAGAAATCACGCCAGTGCTGATTCCACAACGAAAAGGCGATCCGATCCGTTTTGATCAAGATGAGTTTCCGCGCGCCGGAACGTCCGTCGAAACGCTCAGTCGTTTGCGCCCGGCGTTTAAGAAGAACGGAACGGTCACGGCAGGCAATGCATCTGGCATCAATGACGGGGCTGCGGCGCTCGTCATCATGTCAGAGGCGAAGGCGAAAGAACTCGGCGTGACACCACTCGTTGAGATCGTCGCGAACGGAACGTCCGGTGTCGACCCGAGCATCATGGGAATCGGTCCCGTCCAAGCGGTCCAAAAGGCACTCAATAAAGCAGGTTTAACGCTTGAGGAGATCGATGTCATCGAAGCGAACGAAGCATTCGCGGCACAATCTCTCGCGGTCGATGCGGAGCTACAGTTCCCGCATGAGAAGCTCAACCGCAATGGCGGTGCGATCGCGCTCGGTCATCCGATCGGTGCGAGCGGTGCGCGGATTCTCGTCACGCTGATCCATGAACTCGAGCGGACGGGTGAGACGCATGGTCTTGCGACGTTATGCGTCGGTGGCGGTCAAGGGGTGGCGACGATCGTTAAAAAATACGAAGGTTAA
- a CDS encoding DUF2268 domain-containing protein, producing the protein MKQLPRDEKLVVFVSPTTPLEHDDAKRYGGVSGVAQGNNSMSLFFLKDFSKESLLNTTAHEYHHTVALDEPNRATILDYIILEGKAEFFAHKLYPMESSEAIAPLLDHSLEHVISELNAERLTTDDLFFGNYEKQIPSFTKYRLGYMIVSDFMKQHPEISLKEWSRMSSVQILEKSSYKKKLTIR; encoded by the coding sequence ATGAAACAACTTCCACGGGATGAGAAGCTCGTTGTCTTCGTCTCCCCAACGACACCACTCGAACATGATGATGCCAAACGTTATGGTGGTGTCAGCGGTGTCGCTCAAGGAAACAATTCGATGAGTCTGTTCTTCTTGAAGGATTTTTCGAAAGAGTCATTACTCAATACGACGGCGCATGAATACCATCATACCGTAGCCCTCGATGAGCCGAATCGTGCGACAATACTCGATTACATCATTCTCGAAGGAAAAGCGGAATTCTTTGCCCATAAGCTTTATCCAATGGAATCATCGGAAGCGATTGCCCCTTTACTTGACCACTCCTTGGAGCATGTGATTTCGGAGCTGAATGCGGAACGATTGACGACGGATGATCTGTTCTTTGGAAATTACGAAAAACAAATTCCATCGTTCACGAAATACAGACTCGGCTACATGATCGTCTCCGACTTCATGAAACAACATCCCGAGATCTCCTTGAAGGAATGGTCACGGATGTCCTCTGTGCAAATTCTTGAAAAAAGCAGTTACAAGAAAAAATTAACGATTCGCTAA